Proteins encoded by one window of Cylindrospermum stagnale PCC 7417:
- a CDS encoding serine/threonine protein kinase, whose amino-acid sequence MLQAGQILQDRYQIQRQLGNNGIRQTWQALDLQATEGKNSSVVVKLLAFGGTVQWDDLKLFEREAQILKQLKHPRIPRYIDYFCIDDRNLWFGLVQEYIPGESLKEKLVLGKRFSEKQTRKIAVEILKILVYLHELNPGVLHRDIKPSNLIWGEDNQIYLVDFGAVQDKAAKEGVTFTVVGTYGYAPMEQFGGRAVPSSDLYALGASLIHLLTGTPPSDLPQKDLRLQFADRVNLSPSFVHWLQKLLEPSPEQRFTSAHQAIEALKSGLAVKSAPQNLPVLRKEIINNSGCGINNQTETVPEEILGWNWGAFLLPWFWLWTNQVWIGLFCFIPQIGWVMSIGLGSKGNEWAWKSRRWNSIEQFKAHQRGWAIAGVLVGAPLSMMLWIAAFHLLESLL is encoded by the coding sequence ATGCTGCAAGCAGGACAAATTTTACAAGACCGTTATCAAATACAGCGCCAACTTGGCAACAATGGAATTCGCCAAACTTGGCAAGCATTGGATTTACAAGCCACTGAAGGGAAAAATTCATCGGTTGTTGTCAAACTCCTAGCCTTTGGCGGTACCGTACAGTGGGATGACCTAAAACTCTTTGAGAGAGAAGCACAGATTCTCAAACAGTTAAAGCATCCCCGCATTCCCCGATATATCGATTATTTTTGTATCGATGACCGCAATCTCTGGTTTGGCTTAGTCCAAGAATATATCCCTGGTGAGTCACTCAAGGAAAAACTTGTTCTTGGTAAAAGGTTTAGCGAAAAGCAAACGCGGAAAATTGCTGTTGAGATTTTAAAAATTCTCGTATATCTGCATGAATTAAATCCTGGCGTGTTGCATCGGGATATTAAACCGAGTAATTTAATCTGGGGCGAAGATAATCAGATTTATTTAGTTGATTTCGGTGCAGTTCAGGATAAAGCTGCCAAAGAGGGCGTTACTTTTACCGTTGTCGGTACTTATGGTTATGCCCCAATGGAACAATTTGGCGGTCGCGCGGTTCCCTCATCTGATCTCTACGCCTTGGGAGCAAGTTTAATTCATTTATTAACTGGTACTCCTCCATCTGATTTACCCCAGAAGGATTTACGGCTGCAATTTGCTGACCGAGTTAACCTCAGTCCCAGTTTTGTTCATTGGCTGCAAAAGTTGCTAGAACCCTCACCAGAACAAAGGTTTACAAGTGCCCACCAAGCAATAGAGGCGCTGAAATCTGGTTTAGCTGTCAAATCTGCTCCTCAGAATCTGCCCGTATTGCGAAAAGAAATCATCAACAATTCAGGGTGCGGTATCAATAATCAAACAGAAACAGTCCCTGAAGAAATTCTCGGCTGGAATTGGGGGGCATTTCTCCTGCCTTGGTTTTGGTTGTGGACTAATCAAGTCTGGATTGGACTATTTTGTTTTATCCCCCAGATTGGCTGGGTAATGTCCATCGGTTTGGGATCAAAAGGTAATGAATGGGCTTGGAAAAGTAGACGATGGAATAGTATTGAACAATTTAAAGCACATCAAAGAGGTTGGGCAATCGCCGGTGTTCTCGTTGGCGCACCTCTGAGTATGATGTTGTGGATTGCAGCATTTCATCTGCTAGAATCTTTGCTGTGA
- a CDS encoding DUF711 family protein, whose protein sequence is MKIRTITTGISLKSPKETEKIQQAAEFNQQAKALFEQQGYEVQTTRITTNTWEEYLQGLSNSEVIREIQTIEKLCQTLNIGFFNIGYASQPETIAIIPDINKNTSFIYCSAKIGDQQTGINFENAWESAKVIKRISQESENGFGNFRFCAWTNCQPGIPFFPTSYHQGNTSFAIGLECCDWVMQAFSHADNIQTAEKNLQLILERELTIIAEIAEKIAKRFALDYNGIDTSLAPSLDKDNSIAFAYEKLIKGKFGHPGTLAISGMLTRVIKNVSVKICGYSGLMLPVCEDIGLAVRANEQTYDITNLLLYSAVCGCGLDTVPIPGDITIDKIAAILIDIATLAVKLNKPLSARLFPIPGKKAGELTVFNSPYLVNCQIFAVD, encoded by the coding sequence ATGAAAATTAGAACAATCACCACAGGAATCTCGCTGAAATCTCCAAAAGAAACAGAGAAAATTCAGCAAGCTGCTGAGTTTAATCAGCAAGCCAAGGCTTTATTTGAACAACAAGGATATGAGGTGCAAACAACCAGGATAACCACAAATACTTGGGAAGAATACCTACAAGGCTTATCAAACAGCGAAGTTATTAGAGAAATTCAAACAATAGAAAAACTTTGCCAAACTTTAAATATAGGATTTTTCAATATTGGTTACGCCAGCCAACCGGAAACCATCGCAATCATTCCTGATATCAACAAAAACACATCGTTTATTTACTGTTCTGCCAAAATTGGTGATCAACAAACAGGCATCAACTTTGAAAATGCTTGGGAATCAGCCAAAGTGATTAAACGCATTTCTCAAGAAAGTGAAAATGGCTTTGGTAATTTTCGCTTTTGTGCCTGGACAAACTGCCAACCAGGAATTCCCTTTTTTCCGACATCATACCATCAAGGTAATACCTCTTTTGCTATTGGTTTAGAATGTTGTGACTGGGTAATGCAAGCATTTTCTCACGCTGATAATATCCAAACAGCAGAGAAAAATCTGCAATTAATCTTAGAAAGAGAATTAACTATAATTGCTGAAATTGCTGAAAAAATAGCTAAAAGATTTGCTTTAGACTATAACGGTATTGACACATCCCTAGCGCCATCTTTGGATAAAGATAATAGTATTGCTTTTGCTTATGAAAAACTGATAAAGGGAAAATTTGGACATCCCGGAACACTGGCTATTTCTGGAATGCTGACTCGTGTGATTAAAAATGTATCAGTAAAGATTTGTGGTTACTCTGGTTTAATGCTGCCAGTTTGTGAAGATATTGGTTTAGCAGTAAGAGCTAATGAGCAAACTTATGATATTACTAATTTATTATTATATTCGGCGGTTTGTGGTTGTGGACTAGATACGGTTCCCATACCAGGAGATATTACCATTGACAAAATTGCCGCGATCTTAATTGACATAGCAACTTTAGCCGTTAAGCTAAATAAACCACTATCAGCCAGATTATTTCCGATCCCAGGTAAAAAAGCTGGGGAATTAACTGTATTCAACTCCCCATATCTTGTAAATTGCCAAATATTTGCAGTTGACTGA
- a CDS encoding gluconokinase — protein sequence MIILVMGVSGAGKTTISQLLAESLNWEFSDADTFHSPANLEKMRRGIPLDDADRMPWLQDLQTAIQQWLKEDKNVVLACSSLKASYRQFLLFDNRIQLVYLKGTFEILQKRLQERQNHFMTAKLLQSQFDALEEPVNAICVEISEPPEVIVKNLRAALGI from the coding sequence ATGATTATTTTAGTAATGGGTGTTTCCGGTGCTGGTAAAACCACCATCAGCCAACTGCTAGCAGAATCATTAAACTGGGAATTTAGCGACGCTGATACATTCCACTCACCAGCGAATCTCGAAAAAATGCGGCGTGGTATCCCCCTCGATGATGCCGATAGAATGCCTTGGCTGCAAGATTTGCAAACAGCTATCCAACAGTGGTTAAAAGAAGATAAAAATGTTGTCCTAGCTTGTTCCTCACTCAAAGCTAGTTATCGGCAATTTCTCTTATTTGATAACCGCATCCAGCTAGTTTACCTCAAGGGTACTTTTGAAATCCTCCAAAAGCGCCTGCAAGAGCGGCAAAATCATTTCATGACCGCGAAACTTCTCCAAAGCCAGTTTGATGCCCTTGAGGAGCCAGTTAATGCTATTTGTGTGGAGATTTCCGAGCCACCAGAGGTGATTGTGAAAAACCTGAGAGCAGCGTTAGGGATTTAA
- a CDS encoding HipA-like protein has protein sequence MLEPFPIIEVPPDASQHIEDLGTKEKFWFRHQDLGHCLFKKARPNTGEDWAEKIAAELCELLGLPHAYHELATLNGDNGTISPSFLCKNGSLITGNEILARRLPSYPQDLRDHSQHTIDNVLNAIGGSEVNLPIGWKPPEGISNAVDTFVGYLLLDAWIGNTDRHHENWAFISVEDKIYLAPTYDHGSCLGRNEPDSKRKERLITKDVGFSVHAYVEKCSSNLYARVRDKKTLKNFDVFYQVRQRYPDAARVWLDNLAKVSSNDTLELFERIPSHRISKTATEFAQKILELNQNRLLKLRDTLL, from the coding sequence ATGTTAGAGCCATTTCCTATAATTGAAGTTCCACCAGATGCCTCTCAGCATATTGAGGATTTGGGAACTAAAGAAAAATTTTGGTTCCGTCATCAGGATCTAGGGCATTGTCTATTCAAGAAAGCTAGACCAAACACAGGAGAAGATTGGGCAGAGAAAATTGCTGCTGAATTGTGCGAATTGCTTGGACTGCCTCATGCCTATCATGAACTAGCAACATTGAACGGCGACAATGGTACTATTTCGCCTTCTTTTTTATGTAAAAATGGGAGTCTGATCACTGGCAATGAAATTCTAGCTCGAAGATTACCTAGCTATCCACAAGATTTGAGAGACCATTCACAACATACAATTGATAATGTATTAAATGCTATTGGAGGCTCTGAAGTCAATTTACCCATCGGCTGGAAACCACCTGAGGGAATTAGTAATGCTGTAGATACATTTGTCGGCTACTTACTATTGGATGCATGGATAGGTAACACGGATAGACACCATGAAAACTGGGCATTTATCAGTGTCGAAGACAAGATTTATTTAGCGCCAACATACGATCACGGTTCCTGCCTTGGTAGGAATGAACCTGACTCAAAAAGGAAAGAAAGGCTAATTACTAAAGACGTGGGCTTTTCCGTCCATGCATATGTGGAAAAATGTTCTTCCAACTTGTATGCTAGGGTTAGAGACAAAAAAACGCTCAAAAATTTTGATGTGTTTTATCAAGTGCGACAGCGCTATCCAGATGCAGCAAGAGTATGGTTAGATAATCTAGCAAAGGTGTCAAGCAATGATACGTTAGAGCTTTTTGAGCGTATTCCATCTCATCGAATATCAAAAACTGCAACTGAATTTGCACAGAAGATATTGGAATTAAATCAAAATAGACTACTGAAGCTACGAGACACCCTACTATGA
- a CDS encoding HIRAN domain-containing protein has product MKTLFLAWQDPKSRSWLPVGRLTYDGTQYQFVYTQGATEAQTKFGFQLLYSFPELNRVYTSVELFPLFSNRLMRPSRPDYKNYIEWLNIPEHEDEPITILSRSGGQKVTDNYEVFPCPEPDANGSYNIHFFVHGLRHLPPSAIERIHQLQTSELLYLANEFQNPYDTRALLLCTKDHHIVGYCPRYIVDDIFKLKNKNPELVKVQVERINPVPAPLQLRLLCNMTAKWDEEFQPFSSWEYQPILADIPVACTTT; this is encoded by the coding sequence ATGAAAACACTTTTTTTAGCTTGGCAAGATCCCAAAAGTCGGTCTTGGTTACCCGTTGGTCGATTAACTTATGATGGGACACAATACCAGTTTGTGTATACTCAAGGAGCCACAGAAGCTCAAACTAAATTTGGTTTTCAATTATTGTATTCATTTCCAGAATTGAACAGAGTATATACATCTGTTGAACTTTTTCCCTTATTTTCTAATAGATTAATGCGACCCTCTCGCCCTGACTATAAAAATTATATTGAATGGCTAAATATTCCTGAACATGAGGATGAACCAATTACCATCCTTTCTCGTAGTGGTGGGCAAAAGGTAACTGATAATTATGAGGTTTTTCCCTGTCCAGAACCAGATGCAAATGGTTCATATAACATCCATTTTTTTGTACATGGACTGCGACACCTTCCTCCATCTGCAATTGAAAGAATTCATCAATTACAAACAAGCGAATTGTTGTATTTAGCTAACGAATTTCAAAATCCCTATGATACTCGTGCTTTGCTTTTATGTACGAAGGATCATCACATTGTTGGTTATTGTCCTCGGTATATCGTGGATGATATTTTTAAACTCAAGAACAAAAATCCAGAACTTGTAAAAGTACAAGTTGAACGCATCAACCCAGTACCAGCACCACTACAGCTACGTTTGTTGTGTAATATGACGGCAAAATGGGATGAGGAATTTCAGCCATTTTCAAGCTGGGAGTATCAGCCGATTTTAGCTGATATCCCAGTTGCTTGTACTACTACTTAA
- a CDS encoding DUF6006 family protein: MKNITKWLLGLAIVPAGLVLASPQAKAGLVASEWFFGRWDCNIDGRPAQMQWKVVDDSQTTCNGDTCSSTSGVRIAGWFSDNGGAWVPLKKRFANKQRQELGIRYLGKEQDNWYLKYNSRTKVADGWTTWRGQRYPLQCRNKR; this comes from the coding sequence ATGAAAAACATCACAAAATGGCTATTAGGCTTGGCAATTGTTCCTGCTGGTTTGGTACTTGCATCTCCTCAGGCTAAAGCTGGACTTGTTGCCAGCGAGTGGTTCTTTGGCAGATGGGATTGTAATATTGACGGTAGGCCAGCCCAAATGCAGTGGAAGGTAGTGGATGACTCACAAACTACTTGTAATGGTGATACTTGCTCTAGCACTTCCGGTGTCCGCATCGCTGGGTGGTTTAGTGATAATGGTGGTGCGTGGGTTCCTCTAAAAAAACGTTTCGCCAACAAACAAAGACAAGAATTAGGTATTCGTTATCTAGGTAAAGAACAAGATAACTGGTATCTAAAATACAATAGTCGGACTAAAGTGGCAGATGGTTGGACAACATGGCGGGGTCAGCGTTACCCACTCCAATGCCGTAACAAAAGATGA
- a CDS encoding sensor domain-containing diguanylate cyclase, whose product MTNKIDSPLYCKLLVDSQDIGIQHYLQEMERLLLALQDLSLARSLERIMEIVRVVARELTGSDGASFVLRDNGYCYYADENAIAPLWKDQRFPMDICISGWAMLNRQPAIIDDVFVDERVPYAVYRPTFVKSMVMVPIRTLDPIGAIGTYWAKHHQPTMEEVKLLQALADTTAVAMENVQVYSELEQRVSDRTASLNAANIHLQQEIYEREAAEAEVRRLSLTDDLTGLHNRRGFFLLAEQQLKLSYRSHTPINLLFIDLDGLKTINDTLGHEIGDAAIVAAANLLKETFRNSDTIARLGGDEFVVLMQGNDPNSEAIQERLQAAIDQFNQTQQPPFHISMSIGIQSYDPNQPISLDDLITLADIQMYQQKRAKRANR is encoded by the coding sequence ATGACAAATAAAATCGACTCACCACTTTATTGCAAGCTGCTAGTGGATTCGCAAGATATTGGCATTCAACACTATCTACAGGAAATGGAACGTTTGTTGCTGGCGCTGCAAGATTTGTCTTTAGCCCGCAGTTTGGAACGGATTATGGAAATTGTCCGGGTGGTGGCGCGGGAATTAACTGGGTCAGATGGCGCTAGTTTTGTACTGCGGGACAATGGTTATTGCTATTATGCCGATGAAAATGCGATCGCACCTTTGTGGAAAGATCAACGATTTCCGATGGATATCTGCATCAGCGGTTGGGCGATGCTCAACCGTCAGCCTGCAATCATTGATGATGTATTCGTTGATGAGCGGGTTCCCTATGCTGTCTACAGACCCACATTCGTTAAAAGCATGGTGATGGTGCCCATCCGCACCCTAGACCCAATTGGCGCTATCGGCACTTACTGGGCAAAGCACCATCAACCGACAATGGAAGAAGTGAAGCTGTTGCAAGCACTGGCTGATACCACAGCGGTAGCGATGGAGAATGTGCAGGTGTATTCTGAATTAGAGCAGAGAGTTAGCGATCGCACCGCCTCCTTAAATGCCGCTAACATCCACCTACAACAAGAAATTTACGAACGCGAAGCCGCCGAAGCCGAAGTCCGTCGTCTTTCCCTCACCGACGACCTAACCGGACTGCACAACCGGCGCGGCTTTTTCTTATTAGCTGAACAGCAGCTAAAGTTATCCTATCGCTCTCATACCCCTATCAATCTGCTGTTTATCGACCTCGATGGACTCAAAACCATCAACGACACCCTAGGACACGAAATCGGAGACGCAGCCATTGTTGCTGCTGCAAACTTGCTCAAGGAAACTTTCCGTAATTCTGACACTATAGCCCGACTGGGGGGTGATGAATTTGTGGTACTGATGCAGGGTAATGACCCCAATTCCGAGGCAATACAGGAGCGACTGCAAGCTGCTATCGACCAATTTAACCAGACTCAACAGCCGCCGTTTCATATATCGATGAGCATTGGTATTCAGTCTTATGACCCCAACCAGCCGATTTCACTAGATGATTTGATCACCCTAGCCGATATCCAGATGTATCAACAAAAGCGAGCTAAACGAGCCAACCGATAG
- a CDS encoding glycosyltransferase, translating into MRKLYFLVPGTDGRFACGGLWAELKTVNLAQQICSADVVTYRQRETGKLFIDDLLKEKNLDDVIFVISWGFDIAQLAAKLKQYNIVYHAHSAGYKFNLPASIPIITVSRSTMGYWGQKSPNSLIYYLPNQIADEFVNLHLQRDIDVLVQSRKSSEYLIQELVPALQQRCKVYVVDSYVKDLPGLFNRAKIYLYDSAEYWAQQGVSEGFGLQPMEALACGCQVFSSVNGGLADYLDPGFNCYKIAGYSQEYDVQRILNALESSTILTLSEQVLAEYRTENIIHKFTVILDELNDFFDHKRHQPANIKNLTKIRAVKLFTKRIFGKLKKKYFQGI; encoded by the coding sequence ATGAGAAAGCTTTATTTCTTAGTACCTGGGACAGATGGCAGATTTGCCTGTGGTGGACTCTGGGCAGAGTTAAAAACAGTTAACCTGGCCCAGCAAATCTGTAGTGCTGATGTTGTAACTTACCGTCAGCGAGAAACAGGCAAGCTGTTCATCGATGATCTGCTCAAAGAGAAAAACTTAGATGATGTAATTTTTGTCATTAGCTGGGGATTTGACATAGCTCAACTTGCCGCCAAACTCAAGCAATACAATATCGTTTACCATGCCCACAGTGCGGGTTATAAATTCAATTTACCTGCAAGTATACCCATCATCACTGTCAGCCGCAGTACAATGGGATATTGGGGGCAAAAATCACCTAATTCTTTAATTTATTATTTACCCAATCAAATTGCTGATGAATTTGTAAATTTGCATCTTCAACGCGATATTGATGTTTTAGTTCAGTCGCGAAAATCTTCAGAATATTTAATTCAAGAATTGGTTCCAGCATTACAACAACGCTGTAAAGTCTATGTTGTTGATTCTTATGTCAAGGATCTGCCTGGACTATTCAATCGAGCCAAAATTTATCTCTATGACTCCGCTGAATACTGGGCACAACAGGGCGTCAGCGAAGGATTTGGTTTGCAACCAATGGAAGCCCTAGCCTGTGGCTGTCAAGTTTTTTCTAGCGTCAATGGTGGACTAGCAGATTATTTAGATCCAGGATTTAATTGCTATAAAATTGCTGGATATTCTCAAGAATATGACGTTCAACGTATCCTCAATGCTCTGGAATCTTCAACAATTTTAACTTTGTCTGAACAGGTTTTGGCAGAGTATCGAACTGAAAATATTATTCATAAATTTACAGTGATTTTAGATGAATTAAATGATTTTTTTGACCATAAACGGCATCAGCCAGCAAATATCAAGAATTTGACAAAAATCCGTGCGGTGAAGTTATTCACAAAAAGAATATTTGGTAAACTGAAAAAGAAGTATTTTCAGGGAATTTAG
- a CDS encoding DUF6391 domain-containing protein: MNTSASFPGSSSTFDFFSFDFTAPHPTQDADLLKQLSFIPGLKEILTLRQVHALEHATVWVLSESKGIYSPTGEATNVQVDNELLGGLSTEQGFYLYGEVNISDLRRAVTLARHRLLSGEWDLAVHPRCGTNLSVAMLLTAGLAVGVHLLLPFRPVEQLIGLGIAATTAAEIAPDVGFMAQRYLTTAIPFNLEIDNIAIARDGWGRQGHLVKVRWQD; the protein is encoded by the coding sequence ATGAATACTTCTGCTTCTTTTCCAGGTAGCTCGTCTACCTTTGATTTTTTTAGCTTTGACTTTACAGCGCCGCATCCCACCCAAGATGCTGATTTGCTCAAACAGCTATCGTTTATTCCTGGGCTGAAAGAAATTCTCACGCTGCGGCAGGTTCACGCTTTAGAACACGCTACAGTTTGGGTACTCAGCGAATCTAAAGGCATTTATTCTCCCACGGGAGAAGCGACTAATGTTCAAGTTGATAACGAACTATTAGGCGGTTTATCTACCGAACAGGGATTTTACCTCTATGGTGAGGTGAATATTAGTGATTTGCGGCGGGCGGTAACTCTTGCCCGACATCGCCTGCTCAGTGGAGAATGGGATTTGGCTGTACATCCCCGTTGCGGCACAAATTTATCAGTAGCGATGCTGTTAACGGCTGGACTAGCGGTGGGTGTGCATTTGCTGCTACCATTCCGGCCAGTTGAACAACTGATAGGTTTGGGGATAGCAGCGACGACAGCGGCTGAAATCGCACCTGATGTGGGTTTCATGGCCCAGCGTTACCTGACAACAGCCATTCCCTTTAACCTAGAAATTGATAATATTGCGATCGCCCGCGATGGTTGGGGAAGACAGGGTCATTTAGTCAAGGTGCGCTGGCAAGATTAA
- the sfsA gene encoding DNA/RNA nuclease SfsA, protein MIDWLYQYPTLYPGILLKRYKRFFADIQLDSGEVVTAHCPNTGPMTGVSTLGSAVQLSKSDNLNRKLAYTLELIEVKDNGPTWVGVNTALPNRVVKLALAKYLFPELGEYSQIKGEVVYGQDKKSRVDFFLTGSEEQRPIYLEVKNTTWCQGTLALFPDTETTRGQKHLRELMALLPQTRAVMLYFINRGDCEEFAPGDTTDPVYGKLLRDAIALGLEVLPCRFDVSPEGIRYLGLAKLKI, encoded by the coding sequence ATGATTGATTGGCTTTACCAATACCCAACCTTATATCCCGGTATTTTGCTCAAACGCTACAAGCGATTTTTTGCGGATATTCAACTTGATTCTGGCGAAGTTGTCACAGCACACTGTCCCAATACAGGGCCAATGACTGGCGTTTCCACCCTGGGGAGTGCGGTACAGCTTTCTAAAAGCGATAATCTTAACCGCAAATTGGCTTACACCTTAGAGTTGATTGAGGTAAAAGATAACGGGCCAACTTGGGTAGGAGTGAATACAGCTTTACCAAATCGGGTGGTGAAGCTAGCTTTGGCAAAATATCTGTTTCCAGAATTGGGGGAATATAGCCAAATTAAGGGCGAGGTGGTTTATGGGCAAGATAAAAAAAGTCGGGTAGATTTTTTCTTGACAGGAAGTGAAGAACAACGGCCGATTTATTTAGAGGTGAAAAACACAACTTGGTGTCAAGGAACTTTAGCTTTATTTCCCGATACAGAGACGACAAGGGGACAAAAGCATTTGCGGGAACTCATGGCACTTTTACCCCAAACTCGTGCGGTAATGCTTTATTTTATCAATCGGGGTGATTGTGAGGAGTTTGCCCCTGGTGACACCACAGATCCTGTATATGGTAAATTATTGCGGGATGCGATCGCACTTGGCTTAGAAGTCCTACCCTGCCGTTTTGATGTTTCCCCCGAAGGCATTCGTTACTTAGGTCTGGCAAAACTAAAAATTTGA
- a CDS encoding 2OG-Fe dioxygenase family protein: MQKVSVATELEYAFLFSLRKVNSINPAGFKPFFNDLPLDNYIKGKYRFRRLSRFMVSGDNLIKLPHGYLLQSKEYNPIVGDIKREFAELDNALIELDIFKHLVLAFSDSCKLHPEAEIGVHQIRTTCSPTNLGNPAPEGIHQDGTDFIGIFSVDRDNIQGGETHLYSAKKEKPVFNKILHPGELLLVNDHEFFHFTTPIKPQTDAQGIRDVFVLSSPSLLSE, encoded by the coding sequence ATGCAAAAAGTATCAGTTGCAACAGAATTAGAATATGCTTTTCTTTTCAGCTTAAGAAAGGTAAATTCCATCAATCCCGCAGGTTTTAAGCCGTTTTTTAACGATTTGCCCCTTGATAATTATATCAAAGGTAAATATCGCTTTAGACGATTATCTCGGTTCATGGTGTCTGGGGATAACTTGATTAAATTACCTCATGGCTATCTTTTACAAAGCAAAGAATATAATCCAATAGTGGGTGACATAAAACGAGAGTTTGCCGAATTAGATAATGCACTCATAGAACTGGATATTTTTAAACATCTTGTTTTGGCATTTAGTGATTCTTGCAAACTTCACCCTGAAGCCGAAATCGGAGTTCACCAAATCAGAACTACCTGTTCACCAACTAATTTAGGAAATCCTGCACCTGAAGGTATCCATCAAGATGGTACTGATTTCATCGGTATCTTCTCGGTTGATAGAGATAATATTCAAGGTGGAGAAACACACTTATACTCTGCCAAAAAAGAAAAGCCAGTTTTTAACAAAATCCTGCATCCAGGAGAACTACTTTTGGTCAACGACCACGAATTTTTCCACTTTACCACTCCCATTAAACCGCAGACTGATGCACAGGGAATTAGGGATGTATTTGTTTTGAGTTCTCCTAGTTTACTTTCAGAGTAA
- a CDS encoding helix-turn-helix domain-containing protein translates to MAASESGTPVSLSDRELQIIDLVAAGLTNQEIAGKLEISKRTVDNHISNVLTKTQTENRVALVRWALQWGKVCLNDVNCCILPNQND, encoded by the coding sequence ATGGCTGCTAGTGAGTCTGGGACCCCTGTTAGTCTGTCAGACAGAGAACTGCAAATTATCGACTTAGTGGCCGCTGGCTTAACTAACCAAGAGATTGCAGGAAAACTGGAAATTAGCAAACGTACAGTTGATAACCATATCAGCAACGTCCTCACCAAAACCCAAACGGAAAACCGAGTAGCGCTAGTCCGCTGGGCTTTGCAGTGGGGAAAAGTTTGTTTGAACGATGTAAATTGTTGTATTCTGCCTAACCAGAACGATTAA
- a CDS encoding carbohydrate kinase family protein, giving the protein MSNPRVLCLGEILFDCLADQLGLDLEDVKTWTPYPGGAPANVACALVKLGTPAGFIGSVGEDEPGNTLVKLLEEVGVDTTGVQRHATAPTRQVYVVRDLDGDRTFAGFGKYDTTEFADTHLQAKQLPPSLFEEADFLILGTLELAYPESEQAIHRALDLAEQYDLKIVLDVNWRPVFWQDADIARPKIQELLKRVDFLKLTKEEAQWLFDTADAGAITYRLNSVDGVLVTDGEHGCSYCLGENEGKLSAFSISVVDTTGAGDSFLAGFIHQLSQQGIHQLSDPETAKSLVTYASAVGALTTIKPGAIASQPTAAEVEAFLASHQL; this is encoded by the coding sequence ATGAGCAATCCCCGTGTTTTGTGCCTTGGTGAAATTTTGTTCGATTGTTTAGCTGATCAATTGGGGCTAGATCTGGAAGACGTGAAAACCTGGACTCCCTACCCTGGGGGAGCACCAGCTAACGTAGCCTGTGCTTTGGTAAAACTGGGAACTCCAGCAGGTTTTATCGGCTCTGTTGGTGAGGATGAACCGGGAAATACACTGGTCAAACTATTAGAAGAGGTAGGTGTAGATACAACAGGGGTGCAACGCCATGCCACAGCACCAACGCGACAGGTTTATGTGGTGCGGGATCTGGATGGCGATCGCACTTTTGCCGGCTTTGGCAAGTATGATACTACCGAATTTGCCGATACCCATCTGCAAGCCAAGCAATTACCGCCATCGCTGTTTGAAGAAGCAGATTTCCTGATTTTGGGTACTTTGGAATTAGCCTATCCTGAAAGTGAGCAGGCGATTCACCGCGCCCTAGATTTGGCTGAACAATATGACCTGAAAATTGTCCTGGATGTCAACTGGCGTCCTGTATTTTGGCAAGATGCCGACATAGCGCGGCCAAAAATTCAGGAATTATTAAAGCGAGTCGATTTCCTTAAACTTACCAAAGAAGAGGCCCAATGGCTTTTTGATACCGCTGATGCGGGAGCCATTACTTATCGCCTAAATTCAGTTGATGGGGTGCTGGTGACTGATGGGGAACATGGTTGCAGCTATTGTCTGGGTGAAAACGAAGGCAAATTAAGCGCATTTTCGATCTCTGTTGTTGATACCACCGGTGCGGGGGATAGCTTTTTGGCTGGGTTTATTCACCAGTTGAGTCAGCAAGGTATCCACCAATTGAGTGATCCAGAAACGGCAAAAAGCCTTGTAACCTATGCTAGTGCTGTGGGGGCGCTGACTACAATTAAACCAGGTGCGATCGCTTCTCAACCAACCGCTGCTGAGGTTGAAGCTTTTCTCGCCTCCCATCAACTTTAA